The proteins below come from a single Eriocheir sinensis breed Jianghai 21 unplaced genomic scaffold, ASM2467909v1 Scaffold1669, whole genome shotgun sequence genomic window:
- the LOC126990460 gene encoding zinc finger protein 766-like, translated as MSAKSVGKASLGRLTSTHTPTPSGGGPHECLQCGKRFSCKSRLNRHTLSHTGERSHLCHQCGKSFNRKNNLKTHTRIHTGERPYECHECGKRFIQKVSLNIHILSHTGERPHACHQCGKRFSTKGDLNTHNLSHTDERPHECHGCSKRFSTKGSRNTHTLLHTGERSHGQECGKGFTAKNNLCKHTRIHTGKKTPECRDWQKVQSGGGHHNTVSTSSPAASPPSLFHLLGPLQPTSTGLLQPSPLLPDSSSPPHFYQSPPAHPTSTNLPQPTPLLPISSSPPHFYQSPPAHPTSTNLLQPTPLLPISSSPPHFYQSPPAQPTSTNLLQPSPLLPLSSSPAHFYQSPPAHPTSTNLLQPSPLPPVSSSPAHFHQSPLAQPTSTSLLQPSPLPPVSSSPMTPPPPPVRLEGCPAPGFLSYLVKVQRLPKFCKF; from the exons atgagtgccaagagtgtggggaAAGCCTCCCTAGGAAGGCTGACCtcaacacatacacccacaccctcTGGTGGaggacctcatgaatgccttCAGTGTGGCAAACGTTTCAGTTGCAAGAGTcgcctcaacagacacaccctctCACACACTGGAGAAAGATCTCACTTATGCCATCAGTGTGGCAAAAGTTTCAATAGGAAGAATAACCTCAAAACACACACTCGTATACATACTGGTGAAAGACCTTATGAATGCCacgagtgtggcaaaaggttcattCAGAAGGTAAGCCTCAACATACACATcctttcacacactggtgaaagacctcatgcaTGCCAtcagtgtggcaaaaggttcagtacgaagggtgacctcaacacacacaacCTTTCACACACcgatgaaagacctcatgaatgccatggaTGCAGCAAAAGATTCAGTACGAAGGGtagccgcaacacacacacacttttacacactggtgaaagatcTCATGGCCAAGAGTGTGGAAAAGGGTTCACTGCGAAGAATAACCTCTGCAAACACACTCGTATACATACTGGTAAAAAAACTCCCGAATGCCGTGACTGGCAAAAGGTTCAATCAGGAGGAGGCCATCACAACACAGTCTCCACGTCCAGCCCAGCCGCATCTCCACCCAGTCTCTTTCACCTCTTAGGGCCCCTGCAGCCCACTTCTACcggtctcctccagcccagcccacttctaccagactcctccagcccaccccacttctaccaatctcccccagcccaccccacttctaccaatctcccccagcccaccccacttctaccaatctcctccagcccaccccacttctaccaatctcctccagcccaccccacttctaccaatctcctccagcccaccccacttctaccaatctcctccagcccaccccacttctaccaatctcctccagcccagcccacttctaccaatctcctccagcccagcccacttctaccactctcgtccagcccagcccacttctaccaatctcctccagcccaccccacttctaccaatctcctccagcccagcccactaccaccagtctcctccagcccagcccacttccaCCAGTCTCCTCTAGCCCAGCCCACTtccaccagtctcctccagcccagcccacttccaccagtctcctccagccccatgacgcccccccctccccctgtaaGACTCGAGGGTTGCCCTGCTCCTGGGTTCCTGAGCTACCTTGTCAAAGTCCAAAGACTCCCCAAGTTT tgTAAGTTCTGA